In Brienomyrus brachyistius isolate T26 chromosome 25, BBRACH_0.4, whole genome shotgun sequence, a single window of DNA contains:
- the tmem187 gene encoding transmembrane protein 187, which translates to MRTALRHVVISFSLCVAVAACGIFDSVLVDVTYDHYAERRVERLPVFLAMPFNSLVNLGYIIMGMYWLLREESGKSAYIKDVFALMAIAYGPMQWVRLATLNRLVAVLDQWVTLPIFAWVPVWCRFITHGWHGRYTLTVVLCSLTSYALALLHDHGFEAALACHVAFAAIRGFELQRMHGDAASLRYLILALLSCCGFVVLKLLDLPLSRFLVFRYFTGHFWSKVCDILQFHYSFCFLTRLTRIAQKTNDQRD; encoded by the coding sequence ATGAGGACAGCTTTAAGACACGTGGTAATTTCCTTCTCCTTGTGCGTAGCTGTAGCTGCATGTGGTATTTTCGACAGTGTTTTGGTGGACGTGACGTACGATCACTATGCAGAGAGGAGAGTGGAGCGGCTGCCCGTATTCTTGGCGATGCCTTTTAACTCCCTGGTCAACCTTGGATATATAATTATGGGCATGTACTGGCTTCTTCGCGAAGAAAGCGGAAAATCCGCTTACATTAAAGACGTGTTCGCTCTAATGGCCATAGCGTACGGCCCCATGCAGTGGGTCCGCCTGGCGACACTGAATCGGCTGGTCGCTGTTCTGGACCAGTGGGTCACCCTGCCGATCTTCGCCTGGGTTCCCGTGTGGTGCCGCTTCATCACGCACGGATGGCATGGGCGCTACACGCTGACTGTGGTCTTATGCTCTCTGACCAGTTATGCTCTGGCGCTGCTTCACGATCATGGCTTCGAGGCAGCGCTGGCCTGTCATGTCGCTTTCGCCGCCATCCGAGGGTTTGAGCTCCAGCGGATGCACGGAGACGCAGCGTCCCTGCGGTACCTGATCCTGGCTCTGCTGTCTTGTTGCGGCTTCGTTGTGCTCAAACTTTTGGATCTGCCCCTTTCGCGCTTTCTGGTGTTTCGGTATTTTACTGGACACTTCTGGTCCAAGGTGTGTGACATTTTGCAGTTCCACTACAGCTTCTGTTTCCTCACACGCTTGACGCGAATTGCACAGAAAACGAACGACCAAAGGGATTGA